A region of Clarias gariepinus isolate MV-2021 ecotype Netherlands unplaced genomic scaffold, CGAR_prim_01v2 scaffold_36, whole genome shotgun sequence DNA encodes the following proteins:
- the LOC128517135 gene encoding serine/threonine-protein kinase MARK2-like produces MLKAAGRPLHSPNPQLTIENDNAESNAVSHRAPTCLAAATRWPPQPTTKFRQIVLAVQYCHQKFIVHRDLKAENLLLDADMNIKIADFGFSNEFTLGNKLNTFCGSPPYAAPELFQGKKYDGPEVDVWSLGVILYTLVSGSLPFDGQNRKELRERVLRGKYRIPFYMSTDCENLLKKFLILNPTKRGSLEQIMKDRWINVGYEDDELLPYIEPQPDYKDPKRTGQHPGSAGGWKRDIMLQMGYSQEEIHDSLINQKYDEIMATYLLLDYRNSELDDFSIKPRPSIDLTNNAQSPSHKVQRGTSNQKPRRSTDQSLSVPVKRTQGDSKHIAEDYGRKSSVVHILSLYTHVYITVMCLVWWWM; encoded by the exons ATGCTGAAGGCAGCTGGGCGGCCACTGCACAGCCCGAACCCCCAGTTAACA ATTGAAAATGACAACGCGGAATCCAATGCTGTCAGTCATCGAGCACCAACATGCCTTGCGGCCGCAACTCGCTGGCCACCGCAGCCGACGACCAAATTTAGACAGATTGTTTTAGCAGTGCAGTACTGTCACCAGAAGTTCATCGTTCATAGAGATCTTAAGGCTGAAAACCTGCTCCTGGATGCTGACATGAACATCAAGATCGCAGATTTTGGCTTCAGTAACGAGTTCACCCTGGGCAACAAGCTGAACACGTTTTGCGGCAGCCCCCCGTACGCAGCTCCAGAACTCTTCCAGGGAAAAAAGTACGACGGGCCAGAAGTGGACGTGTGGAGTTTGGGGGTCATCCTGTACACACTGGTCAGCGGCTCGCTTCCTTTCGACGGACAGAACCGGAAGGAGCTGCGTGAACGCGTTTTAAGAGGGAAGTACCGAATACCGTTCTACATGTCCACGGATTGTGAGAACTTGCTGAAGAAATTTCTTATCCTCAACCCCACCAAGAGAGGAAGCCTTGAGCAGATCATGAAGGACCGGTGGATAAACGTGGGCTATGAGGACGATGAGTTGTTGCCTTACATCGAGCCTCAGCCCGACTACAAGGACCCCAAGAGGACAGGTCAGCACCCCGGCAGTGCAGGAGGTTGGAAGAGAGATATCATGCTACAAATGGGATACAGTCAAGAGGAGATACATGACTCCCTTATCAACCAGAAGTATGATGAAATCATGGCAACTTACTTATTACTGGACTACAGGAATTCAGAGCTGGACGATTTCTCAATAAAGCCCCGCCCAAGCATCGACCTCACAAACAATGCCCAATCACCTTCTCACAAGGTACAACGCGGTACCTCGAACCAGAAGCCGCGCCGATCGACAGACCAAAGTTTGTCTGTGCCGGTTAAGCGCACTCAGGGTGACAGTAAGCACATCGCTGAAGACTACGGGAGAAAAAGCTCAGTGGTTCACATTCTCAGCCTTTACACTCACGTGTACATCACAGTAATGTgtctggtctg GTGGTGGATGTAG